In Phycisphaerae bacterium RAS2, the DNA window GACAACGGTTCCGCCCCCGGTTGGCCGCAAAGGGCGTTCCCCCATTGCGTCGAATAATGAACCGTAGCGTGTCGCCCATCGGGCTGTCAAGTCGCCGGGTCGGGAGAGGTGCGGGGTCACGGGGCCGCGCGGGGAATAAACGATGGAGATGGATTGAGGGGCGTCGACGGTACAGATATTATCACCCGTCCCCGAGACGACGAGGCCGTCGGCGGAAAGAGCGAGCATGAAACCCAACCATTTTCCAGCCCCCGCCGTGATGCGGTTGAGTCTGTACCTGCGTGAGCTGGACAAGCTCTGGCACAACGACCGGCGCACGGTCTCGTCGCGCGAACTGGGAGACGCCCTGCGCATTTCGGCTCCGCAGATTCGTAAGGACCTCGCGTACTTCGGAACGTTTGGGCGGCCCGGCATCGGCTACGACATCGCCGAGTTGATGACCAAGCTTCGCAAGATTCTGGGGACCGACCGGGCGTGGAACGTGCTGCTGGTCGGCGCGGGCAACCTCGGCATGGCGCTGTCGGCCTATCGGGGGTTTTCGCGCAAGGGGTTTCGATTGGTCGCGGTGTTCGATTCCGACGATCGCAAGGTGGGGCGCACGGTGGCGGGGCTGGCGGAACTGGTGATTCAGCCGTTGAGCGATCTTGCGGCAACGGTGCGCGATCGCGACATTCGTCTGGCGATCGTGGCGGTGCCGGCCGAAGCGGCGCAGGGCGTGGCGGATCAGTTGGTGGCGGCGGGGGTTCGGGGGTTGCTTAATTTCGCGCCGATCAGCCTGAACGTGGATTCGAAGGTGGCGGTCGCCGCGGTCGATCTCGCCGTGGAGCTGGAGCAGCTTTCATTTCAGTTGGGGGCGGAGGA includes these proteins:
- the rex gene encoding Redox-sensing transcriptional repressor Rex, translated to MKPNHFPAPAVMRLSLYLRELDKLWHNDRRTVSSRELGDALRISAPQIRKDLAYFGTFGRPGIGYDIAELMTKLRKILGTDRAWNVLLVGAGNLGMALSAYRGFSRKGFRLVAVFDSDDRKVGRTVAGLAELVIQPLSDLAATVRDRDIRLAIVAVPAEAAQGVADQLVAAGVRGLLNFAPISLNVDSKVAVAAVDLAVELEQLSFQLGAEEG